A window of Arcobacter sp. CECT 8983 contains these coding sequences:
- the coaBC gene encoding bifunctional phosphopantothenoylcysteine decarboxylase/phosphopantothenate--cysteine ligase CoaBC, giving the protein MLLKNKNILLCITGSIAAYKALELTRLYVKAGANVKVLMTEASQRFVTKLSFEAISQNKVLDESSESWEKNQDYNHIDIGKWADILVIAPCSANTINKLANGIADNLLTQTVLAYKGTKVIAPAANTNMIENKITVKSIKKLKKSGFEVINSQVKELACKDVGNGALAEPETIFYKTARELLKEKYWEKRSAILSGGGTVEKIDDVRFISNYSSGKMASSLALALYIKGANVSLVSTRGHENLIEEINTISVQSTFAMYEDLNILTKKAKKEEKKPYLFMVAAVSDYVPEENFSGKIKKEMKGQTWNLKLKQNIDILNSLDKEGLISIGFKAEMDEVVANDNATKMLQKKNLDAVCLNILKDKNSFGTNDNAIELIFNDESFSFEGQKDEISFEIIEKLAQKFAYE; this is encoded by the coding sequence ATGCTTTTAAAAAACAAAAATATTCTACTTTGTATTACTGGTTCAATCGCAGCTTATAAAGCATTAGAGTTAACAAGACTTTATGTAAAAGCAGGAGCGAATGTAAAAGTTCTTATGACTGAGGCTTCACAAAGATTTGTAACAAAACTATCTTTTGAAGCAATTTCTCAAAATAAGGTTCTAGATGAGTCTTCTGAGTCATGGGAAAAAAATCAAGATTATAATCATATTGATATTGGAAAATGGGCTGATATTTTAGTTATTGCACCTTGTAGTGCAAATACAATAAATAAATTAGCAAATGGAATTGCTGATAATTTATTAACACAAACAGTTTTAGCTTATAAGGGTACAAAAGTAATAGCACCAGCAGCTAATACAAATATGATTGAAAATAAAATCACAGTAAAAAGCATAAAAAAGTTAAAAAAATCAGGCTTTGAAGTAATTAATTCACAAGTTAAAGAATTAGCCTGCAAAGATGTAGGAAATGGAGCTTTAGCAGAACCTGAAACTATTTTTTATAAAACAGCAAGAGAACTTTTAAAAGAAAAATATTGGGAAAAAAGAAGTGCTATTTTAAGTGGTGGAGGAACAGTTGAAAAGATTGATGATGTAAGATTTATCTCAAACTATTCATCAGGTAAAATGGCTTCTTCTTTAGCCCTTGCTTTATATATTAAAGGTGCTAATGTTTCTTTAGTTAGTACACGAGGGCATGAAAATCTTATAGAAGAGATTAATACAATAAGTGTTCAAAGCACATTTGCAATGTATGAGGATTTAAATATCTTAACAAAAAAGGCTAAAAAAGAAGAGAAAAAACCTTATCTTTTTATGGTTGCAGCAGTTAGTGATTATGTTCCAGAGGAAAACTTTTCAGGAAAAATAAAAAAAGAGATGAAAGGGCAAACTTGGAATCTAAAGCTAAAACAAAATATTGATATTTTAAATTCATTAGATAAAGAAGGCTTAATTTCAATAGGTTTTAAAGCAGAAATGGATGAGGTTGTTGCAAATGATAATGCAACAAAAATGCTTCAAAAGAAAAATCTTGATGCAGTTTGTTTAAATATTTTAAAAGATAAAAACTCTTTTGGAACAAATGATAATGCAATAGAACTTATTTTTAATGATGAAAGCTTTTCTTTTGAAGGTCAAAAAGATGAAATCTCTTTTGAAATAATAGAAAAATTAGCCCAAAAGTTTGCCTATGAATGA
- a CDS encoding di-trans,poly-cis-decaprenylcistransferase — MNEKKKQNPVHIAMIMDGNGRWAKEKGLKRTAGHEEGAKTVRRITKHCSKLGLKYLTLYAFSTENWARPKLEVEFLMKLLEKYLKSELEVYLANSIRFKAIGDLSKFSNSLQKIIKETEEKTANGKNLTQILALNYGSQDEILRAIHKLNEQNLEVTKENFESCLDTAGIPAVDMLIRTSGEIRLSNYLLWQNAYAELFFTNTYWPEFTTSELDDMISDFVNRERRFGAI, encoded by the coding sequence ATGAATGAAAAGAAAAAACAAAACCCTGTTCATATCGCAATGATAATGGATGGTAATGGAAGATGGGCAAAAGAAAAAGGCTTAAAAAGAACAGCTGGTCATGAGGAAGGCGCTAAAACAGTTAGAAGAATAACAAAACATTGTTCAAAGCTTGGATTAAAGTATCTAACTCTTTATGCTTTTTCTACTGAAAACTGGGCTAGACCAAAACTAGAAGTTGAATTTTTAATGAAGCTTTTAGAGAAGTATTTAAAAAGTGAGCTTGAAGTTTATTTAGCTAATTCTATTCGTTTTAAAGCAATCGGAGATTTATCAAAGTTTTCTAATTCTTTACAAAAAATAATTAAGGAAACGGAAGAAAAAACAGCAAATGGAAAAAATCTTACACAAATATTAGCATTAAATTATGGCTCACAAGATGAAATTTTAAGGGCAATCCATAAATTAAATGAACAAAATTTAGAAGTTACAAAAGAGAACTTTGAATCTTGTCTTGATACAGCAGGTATTCCTGCTGTGGATATGTTAATTCGAACAAGTGGTGAAATAAGATTATCTAATTATTTACTTTGGCAAAATGCATATGCTGAACTTTTTTTTACTAATACTTATTGGCCAGAGTTTACAACATCTGAACTAGATGATATGATAAGTGATTTTGTAAATAGAGAACGAAGATTTGGAGCTATTTAG
- the glmU gene encoding bifunctional UDP-N-acetylglucosamine diphosphorylase/glucosamine-1-phosphate N-acetyltransferase GlmU produces the protein MSSKSIIILAAGAGTRMKSTTPKVLHKISGKPMLYYSIKEALKVSNDVTVVLYHQAKLVQEEMEKYFTNINFVIQDHENYPGTGGAVMNITPKYEKTLVLNADMPLIQAVELKKFDINATIVMSVLKLEDASGYGRVVIENGNVQKIVEQKDASEDELKITTANAGIYQFDTKFLLENLPKLSNDNAQKEYYITDLIEMAILQKKVLKPIIVSEENFKGVNSKVELAQAEVIHQNRIKKAFMTEGVIMRLPDTIYIEEGVQIEGESILENGVTLLGNTKIINSHIKTNTVIEDSILVDSDAGPMARIRPGSELDSTHIGNFVETKKAKLTGVKAGHLTYLGDCEIDEGTNIGCGTITCNYDGINKYKTIIGKNVFVGSDTQFVAPITVEDDVLIGAGSTVTSDLKKGQLYTTRAKKRVVEGYFYKHFQDKK, from the coding sequence ATGTCAAGTAAGTCAATTATAATCTTAGCAGCAGGTGCTGGTACTAGAATGAAGTCAACAACACCAAAGGTTTTACATAAAATCTCTGGAAAGCCAATGTTATATTATTCTATAAAAGAGGCTTTAAAAGTCAGTAATGATGTAACTGTTGTTCTTTATCATCAAGCAAAACTTGTACAAGAAGAAATGGAAAAATATTTTACAAATATTAATTTTGTAATACAAGACCATGAAAATTATCCAGGTACAGGTGGGGCAGTTATGAATATAACTCCTAAGTATGAAAAAACTTTAGTTTTAAATGCAGACATGCCTTTAATTCAAGCAGTTGAATTAAAAAAATTTGATATAAATGCAACTATTGTTATGTCTGTACTTAAATTAGAAGATGCTTCTGGATATGGTAGGGTTGTAATTGAAAATGGGAATGTTCAAAAAATAGTTGAACAAAAAGATGCAAGCGAAGATGAACTTAAAATTACAACAGCAAATGCAGGAATTTATCAATTTGACACAAAGTTTTTATTAGAAAATCTACCAAAACTTTCAAATGATAATGCTCAAAAAGAGTATTATATAACTGATTTAATAGAAATGGCAATCTTGCAAAAAAAGGTATTAAAGCCAATTATAGTTAGTGAAGAGAACTTTAAAGGCGTTAATTCAAAAGTAGAATTAGCCCAAGCAGAAGTAATTCATCAAAATAGAATCAAAAAAGCTTTTATGACTGAAGGTGTAATTATGAGACTACCTGACACAATTTATATAGAAGAGGGTGTTCAAATTGAAGGTGAATCTATTTTAGAAAATGGTGTTACACTTTTAGGAAATACTAAAATCATAAACTCTCATATTAAAACAAACACAGTAATAGAAGATTCTATTTTAGTAGATTCAGATGCTGGACCAATGGCAAGAATCAGGCCAGGATCTGAACTTGATTCAACTCACATTGGAAACTTTGTAGAAACAAAAAAAGCAAAATTAACTGGTGTAAAAGCTGGACACTTAACATACCTTGGTGATTGTGAAATTGATGAAGGTACAAATATTGGTTGTGGAACAATTACTTGTAATTATGATGGAATCAATAAGTACAAAACTATTATTGGTAAAAATGTATTTGTAGGAAGTGATACACAATTTGTTGCTCCAATTACAGTAGAAGACGATGTTCTTATTGGTGCAGGAAGTACTGTAACGAGTGATTTAAAAAAAGGACAACTTTATACAACAAGAGCTAAAAAAAGAGTTGTAGAAGGATACTTTTATAAACATTTTCAGGATAAGAAGTAA
- a CDS encoding LptF/LptG family permease, translated as MKLKHYLLNQFAHTFFPIFLGLYFITSIIFLVKIAALTSVITMNVLELLRLYMYIIPTIVFYTLPISFFVSLVITLGKLSSEYELIVITSFGLNPLRILKIFLPVTIALSISLLFISVGLIPKAKFLNERFLDQKQKEANFNIKASEFGQKFGKWLIYIDSKDDKTYEEVKLFKTENNKDQFVISKSAELVNQQGELSFKLYEGKSFLIDNEELNQIDYKRLDINDSISKNTQGFFLNSYNFWLKELTTNGKKDKFSFYILTSFFPLMSLFLVVAFGYYNPRYDKNKSVSYAMVSVVIFYILLEVLTDKFLLNSLYILPTIWIISTYFIYTKTIKQQY; from the coding sequence TTGAAATTAAAACACTATTTACTTAATCAATTTGCACATACATTTTTCCCTATATTTTTGGGTCTTTATTTTATAACATCAATTATTTTTTTAGTTAAGATTGCTGCGTTAACATCAGTTATTACTATGAATGTTTTAGAACTTTTAAGACTATACATGTATATTATTCCAACAATTGTTTTTTATACTTTACCTATTTCTTTTTTTGTTTCTTTGGTTATTACTTTAGGAAAATTATCAAGTGAATATGAACTTATTGTTATTACTTCTTTTGGCTTAAATCCATTAAGAATTTTAAAGATATTTCTTCCCGTAACCATAGCCTTATCAATATCTTTATTGTTTATTTCTGTTGGACTTATTCCAAAAGCAAAGTTTTTAAATGAAAGATTTTTAGACCAAAAACAAAAAGAAGCAAATTTTAATATCAAAGCTTCAGAGTTCGGTCAAAAATTCGGAAAATGGCTAATATACATTGATTCAAAAGATGATAAGACTTATGAGGAAGTGAAGTTATTTAAAACTGAAAACAATAAAGATCAATTTGTTATTTCAAAAAGTGCAGAACTTGTAAATCAGCAAGGAGAACTTAGCTTTAAACTATATGAGGGTAAATCTTTTTTAATTGACAATGAAGAGTTAAATCAAATTGATTATAAAAGACTTGATATAAATGATTCTATTTCTAAAAACACTCAAGGCTTTTTTTTAAATAGTTATAACTTTTGGTTAAAAGAGCTTACTACAAATGGGAAAAAAGATAAATTCTCTTTTTATATTTTGACTTCTTTTTTCCCTTTAATGTCTCTATTCTTAGTTGTTGCTTTTGGATATTATAATCCTCGATATGATAAGAATAAAAGTGTATCTTATGCAATGGTTTCAGTTGTAATCTTTTATATTCTTTTAGAAGTTTTAACAGATAAATTTTTGTTAAATTCATTATATATTTTACCTACAATTTGGATTATAAGTACATATTTTATATATACAAAAACAATAAAACAACAATATTAA
- a CDS encoding A24 family peptidase codes for MELFSFIIGAIFGSFLNVLILRLPKSESILTRSKCPNCNEKISWYNNIPIFSFLILKAKSSCCNEKISFQYFIVEILSAFITLALFIKFGFSLELFLTSIFFYILIVLSFIDLKYKAVPDYLLILIFFVAFFIARQNFIEALKAACLLSGGFVLLNFLVTFYIQNIKARIFKDESLKTQEALGEGDIPVIASFAIVIGTLGSFVAIFFASIFAIIASLYYKYKNKEIEIPFIPFLSLGFLFEYFFEITKVIF; via the coding sequence TTGGAGCTATTTAGTTTTATAATTGGAGCTATTTTTGGCTCTTTTTTAAATGTACTTATTCTAAGACTTCCTAAAAGTGAGTCAATACTCACAAGAAGTAAATGCCCAAACTGCAATGAAAAGATTTCTTGGTATAATAATATTCCTATTTTTTCTTTTTTAATTTTAAAAGCTAAAAGCTCTTGCTGCAATGAAAAAATCTCTTTTCAATATTTTATTGTAGAAATTTTATCAGCATTTATAACTTTGGCTCTTTTTATAAAGTTTGGCTTTTCTTTGGAGTTATTTTTAACCTCTATATTTTTTTATATATTAATTGTTTTATCTTTTATTGATTTAAAGTATAAAGCTGTTCCAGATTATTTATTAATACTAATCTTTTTTGTAGCTTTTTTTATAGCAAGACAAAATTTTATTGAAGCTTTAAAAGCAGCTTGTCTATTATCTGGAGGATTTGTTTTATTAAATTTCTTAGTGACTTTTTATATTCAAAATATTAAAGCAAGGATTTTTAAAGATGAATCATTAAAAACACAAGAAGCTTTAGGAGAAGGTGATATTCCAGTAATAGCAAGTTTTGCAATAGTAATTGGAACTTTGGGTTCTTTTGTTGCTATATTTTTTGCTTCAATTTTTGCTATAATAGCAAGTTTATATTATAAGTATAAAAATAAAGAGATAGAGATTCCTTTCATACCATTTTTATCATTAGGCTTTTTATTTGAATATTTTTTTGAGATTACAAAGGTTATTTTTTGA
- the truA gene encoding tRNA pseudouridine(38-40) synthase TruA → MNAKFVISYDGTKFQGSQTQPNGLSVEDALLKAFKEININTKIVLSGRTDKDVHATGQVFNCIIPSFWLDLKKLKKVLNKHLPSSICIKSIQEVNEDFHSRFHAKKRVYRYLVTTKKPTVFSADYISYHKNIDEEKIKKAIKFFEGVHDFEYFHKKGSDKHNTVREVFSTKFYKYKDIYVFNFCANSYLRSQIRLMVGILLKISDGKLSCEDLEKQLKKEQHIFKTPASPYGLYLAKVYY, encoded by the coding sequence ATGAATGCAAAATTTGTAATATCCTATGATGGAACAAAATTTCAAGGAAGCCAAACCCAACCCAATGGTTTAAGTGTAGAAGATGCACTTTTAAAAGCTTTCAAGGAAATAAATATTAATACGAAAATTGTTCTTAGTGGTAGAACTGATAAAGATGTTCATGCTACAGGACAAGTTTTTAATTGTATTATTCCTTCTTTTTGGCTTGATTTAAAAAAATTAAAAAAAGTACTTAATAAGCATCTACCTTCTTCTATTTGCATAAAATCTATTCAAGAAGTTAATGAAGATTTTCATTCAAGATTTCATGCTAAAAAAAGAGTTTATAGATATTTAGTAACTACAAAAAAACCTACAGTTTTTAGTGCTGATTATATCTCTTATCATAAAAATATAGATGAAGAAAAAATAAAAAAGGCAATAAAGTTTTTTGAAGGTGTTCATGATTTTGAATACTTCCATAAAAAAGGAAGTGATAAGCATAATACAGTAAGAGAAGTTTTTTCTACAAAATTCTATAAATATAAAGATATTTATGTTTTTAATTTTTGTGCAAACTCTTATTTAAGGTCTCAAATTAGACTTATGGTTGGAATACTTCTTAAAATATCTGATGGTAAATTAAGCTGTGAAGACTTAGAAAAACAACTTAAAAAAGAACAACATATATTTAAAACACCAGCCAGTCCTTATGGATTATATTTAGCTAAGGTCTATTACTAA